The Panicum hallii strain FIL2 chromosome 9, PHallii_v3.1, whole genome shotgun sequence genome has a window encoding:
- the LOC112874363 gene encoding uncharacterized protein LOC112874363 isoform X1 — translation MAGAGDEDEFKDALAAADSPPSSPSLASKPKPAAAAGGGGGLGRRLLSSIPIPASLSAAIGRFSGPKPPPANVGLGLLLHGDLATPADGYGTPASDAATAISSPHLPPLASLQRQHGEDQVAMLGAGVGEEGLGLVPAEEQGRPTAEDREQEGVAVDGCSANRNDFSLRGQEEEGEQCHGDELGVAVDGCMVQDQEELVEQEGAPKDCAAVVEDQSNSTAVEQCASDETRAVKDDNAVEVKEQVTDQEGAVSILFAAEDGIAVGSQEEDDVLVAKHGEDVISVQDQLEVVEQCTGDQLRTTTDDSAGQDQDLLEQEEATEYYTVLGAVEQCNNDGSKEVKDVNIMEEEERAVEQEGALGILDAAKDLCVLDTAKNGAPVEPQEEDVVVKEQNEDVIFVQGQHKVVEQCTGDLLRTATDDNAAQDQDVVEQEGATEYYTAVEAVEQCTNDGSKAVKDGNVVEEKEKAVEQEVALGILDAAKDCSTVESQEEDDVVVAEKSGDNISVQNEHKVVEQCTGDQLKATADDNATQDQGVLEQEVATECYTALEAVEECANDESRAAKDGNVVEEKERPLKQEGDVSVLNAAKDNIIVESQEEDVVAAEQCEGDISVQDQHKVVEQCTSGLRTTMDDNSAEGQEVVEQEGAVVDRDSTTYGIAVEDKEKEVKQSACDESRATNDENAVEANKKMMDQEDVIDKHGVIKDVSAVELLEENSVVVVEQGGDAITLPDEGNVVEQCTSDQLRATMDDNAAENQEIGEQGGAIVERVVITDGISVEDQEKEVEQSAGAESTATKDEDGVEDNEDVVVAEQGGVEISVGDVGNVVKQCTSDQLRANMEDNAAECQEEVVEQEGAIFERGATVSGTTVEDQDKEDEQSAGNELRVTKDENTVEDAIDKQGATKDGSGVESQEEDVVLGEQGGDGISVRDEGNVVEQCSSDQQRTTTDDNSAEDPEMVDQGVASILGADKVDIAVESREDIVVAEQVEDGVSVQNQDKAVEQCTSGQLRTSTDGFAAEDQEASRENIGFSTRYPQRPGKLNCRFYMSNGSCSYGSSCHFNHPQLKATLEVSNFPSEQRNREVEFLELNRVGLPIREGARKCTYYMRNGTCRYGKKCCFNHPEQVLDVQLHMPTGWDDTNLQSSPHSKKSAEHTTINDISSGSEILPPNILRMLLPPQNEPPCTEEKEMKVNKDPDWPSASDDSDGCCSADSSDGPLCKQEHVDYPERPECPFLQRFGNCKFASACQYYHPEDKFPSRYNPIDKFPSRYHPKDNFQSRYRSKRDPPLAEELKVYPDRPGEPECPFYMKTGSCKFGADCKFHHPKDLTQSMQCPGSPKRSVAANEHNPAARIPSIHGPASPERSVAANEHHQAARITLQDHMHQQQKYPARPGQPDCRYYMQFGTCKFQSACMFNHPKDRLSSGWHPAQCPFYMKTGTCQFGSACEFSHPKDQCSSTGEAIGDGTDYEHDFVTKSENVLQQQEKTIYPERPGEPECSHYMKHGYCKFQKSCKFHHPTYRLSRT, via the exons aTGGCTGGGGCGGGGGACGAGGACGAGTTCAAGGACGCCTTGGCGGCCGCGGATTCGCCACCTTCCTCGCCGTCGCTCGCCTCCAAGCCCAagcccgccgctgctgctgggGGCGGTGGTGGCCTCGGGAGGAGGCTGCTCTCCTCCATTCCTATCCCCGCCTCTCTCTCCGCCGCGATCGGCCGGTTCTCCGGCCCCAAGCCGCCGCCGGCCAACGTGGGTCTCGGCCTCCTGCTCCACGGGGACCTCGCTACCCCCGCCGACGGCTACGGCACCCCTGCCTCCGACGCGGCTACGGCTATCAGCAGCCCCCACCTGCCCCCGTTGGCTTCTCTCCAGCGGCAGCACGGGGAGGATCAGGTTGCTATGCTTGGCGCAGGTGTGGGGGAGGAGGGTCTAGGGCTAGTACCGGCGGAGGAGCAAGGGCGGCCTACAGCTGAAGATCGGGAGCAGGAAGGGGTTGCTGTTGATGGGTGCTCTGCGAACAGAAATGATTTCTCTTTGCGTGgtcaggaggaggagggggagcagTGCCATGGTGATGAATTGGGGGTGGCCGTGGACGGTTGCATGGTCCAAGATCAAGAGGAGTTGGTGGAGCAGGAAGGGGCCCCCAAGGATTGTGCTGCTGTGGTGGAAGATCAGAGTAACAGCACTGCTGTAGAGCAATGCGCCAGTGACGAAACAAGGGCAGTCAAGGATGACAATGCTGTGGAAGTAAAGGAGCAGGTGACAGACCAAGAAGGTGCTGTTAGCATACTGTTTGCAGCCGAGGATGGCATTGCTGTGGGATCGCAAGAGGAGGATGATGTGCTTGTGGCAAAGCATGGTGAGGATGTTATTTCTGTACAAGATCAGCTTGAGGTGGTGGAGCAGTGCACTGGTGATCAATTGAGAACAACCACAGACGATAGTGCTGGGCAAGATCAAGATTTGTTGGAGCAAGAAGAGGCAACCGAGTATTACACTGTTCTGGGAGCTGTAGAACAATGCAACAATGATGGGTCAAAAGAGGTGAAGGATGTCAATATcatggaagaagaggagagggcGGTGGAACAAGAAGGTGCTCTTGGCATACTGGATGCAGCCAAGGATCTTTGTGTACTGGATACAGCCAAGAATGGTGCTCCTGTGGAACCTCAAGAGGAGGATGTGGTGGTCAAAGAGCAAAATGAGGATGTCATTTTTGTACAAGGTCAACATAAGGTAGTGGAGCAGTGCACTGGTGATCTATTGAGAACAGCCACAGATGATAATGCTGCACAGGATCAAGATGTGGTGGAGCAAGAAGGGGCAACCGAGTATTACACTGCTGTGGAAGCTGTAGAACAATGCACCAATGATGGATCAAAAGCAGTCAAGGATGGCAATGTTgtggaagaaaaggagaaggccgtggagcaagaagtTGCTCTTGGCATTCTGGATGCAGCTAAGGATTGTTCTACTGTGGAATCACaagaggaggatgatgtggtggtgGCAGAGAAGAGTGGGGACAACATTTCTGTGCAAAATGAACATAAGGTGGTGGAGCAGTGCACTGGTGATCAATTGAAAGCAACTGCTGATGATAATGCTACCCAAGATCAAGGAGTGCTTGAGCAAGAAGTGGCAACCGAGTGTTATACTGCTCTGGAAGCTGTAGAAGAATGCGCCAATGATGAATCAAGAGCAGCCAAGGATGGCAATGTTGTGGAAGAAAAGGAGAGGCCGCTGAAGCAAGAAGGTGATGTTAGTGTACTGAATGCAGCCAAGGATAACATTATTGTGGAATCACAAGAGGAGGATGTGGTGGCGGCAGAGCAATGTGAGGGTGACATTTCTGTACAAGATCAACATAAGGTGGTGGAGCAATGCACCAGTGGTTTGAGAACAACCATGGATGATAATAGTGCAGAAGGTCAAGAGGTGGTGGAGCAAGAAGGTGCCGTTGTTGATAGGGACTCGACAACCTATGGCATTGCTGTTGAAGATAAAGAGAAGGAAGTGAAACAATCTGCTTGTGACGAATCAAGAGCAACCAATGATGAAAATGCTGTGGAAGCTAACAAGAAGATGATGGATCAAGAAGATGTCATTGACAAACATGGTGTGATCAAGGATGTCAGTGCTGTGGAGTTACTAGAGGAGAACAGCGTAGTGGTTGTAGAGCAAGGTGGGGATGCCATCACTCTACCAGACGAGGGTAATGTGGTGGAGCAGTGCACCAGTGATCAACTGAGAGCAACCATGGATGATAATGCTGCAGAAAACCAAGAGATTGGGGAGCAAGGAGGTGCCATTGTTGAAAGGGTTGTGATTACAGATGGCATTAGTGTTGAAGATCAAGAGAAGGAAGTAGAGCAATCTGCTGGTGCTGAATCAACAGCAACCAAGGATGAGGATGGTGTGGAAGATAATGAGGACGTGGTGGTTGCAGAGCAAGGTGGGGTTGAGATCTCTGTAGGAGATGTGGGCAATGTGGTGAAGCAATGCACCAGTGATCAGCTGAGAGCAAACATGGAAGATAATGCAGCAGAATGCCaagaggaggtggtggagcaaGAAGGTGCCATTTTTGAAAGGGGTGCGACCGTAAGTGGCACTACTGTTGAAGATCAAGACAAGGAAGACGAGCAATCTGCAGGCAACGAATTAAGAGTAACCAAGGATGAGAATACTGTGGAAGATGCCATTGACAAACAAGGTGCAACTAAGGATGGCAGTGGTGTGGAGTCACAAGAGGAGGACGTGGTGCTTGGAGAGCAAGGTGGAGATGGCATTTCTGTACGAGATGAGGGTAATGTGGTGGAGCAATGCAGCAGTGATCAACAGAGAACAACCACAGATGATAATTCTGCAGAAGATCCAGAAATGGTGGATCAAGGTGTTGCTAGCATACTGGGTGCAGACAAGGTTGACATTGCTGTGGAATCGCGAGAGGACATTGTGGTGGCAGAGCAAGTTGAGGATGGTGTTTCTGTACAAAATCAAGATAAGGCTGTGGAGCAATGCACCAGTGGTCAACTGAGAACAAGCACAGATGGTTTTGCTGCGGAAGATCAGGAGGCAAGCAGGGAGAATATTGGTTTTTCTACACGATACCCACAGAGGCCTGGTAAACTGAACTGCCGTTTTTACATGTCAAACGGGAGCTGCTCATATGGGTCATCATGCCACTTCAATCATCCACAG CTCAAAGCAACACTGGAAGTTTCAAATTTCccctctgaacaaagaaatcgTGAAGTTGAATTTCTGGAACTGAACCGTGTTGGCCTCCCCATTCGAGAA GGAGCAAGGAAATGTACCTATTACATGCGTAATGGTACGTGCAGATATGGAAAGAAATGTTGTTTTAACCATCCAGAGCAAGTCCTTGATGTTCAACTTCACATGCCAACAGGGTGGGATGATACTAACTTGCAATCTTCCCCGCACTCAAAGAAATCAGCTGAACATACAACCATAAATGACATATCATCTGGCTCTGAGATTCTTCCTCCAAACATACTTCGGATGCTTTTACCTCCTCAGAATGAGCCTCCTTGTacagaagaaaaagaaatgaaGGTGAATAAG GATCCCGATTGGCCATCTGCTTCAGATGATTCTGATGGGTGCTGTTCAGCAGACAGTTCAGATGGGCCTTTGTGCAAGCAGGAACACGTGGACTATCCTGAGAGGCCTGAATGCCCTTTCCTTCAGAGATTTGGTAATTGTAAGTTTGCATCAGCATGCCAATACTATCATCCAGAAGACAAATTTCCAAGTAGATACAATCCAATAGACAAATTCCCAAGTAGATACCATCCAAAAGACAATTTCCAAAGTAGATACCGTTCAAAAAGAGACCCACCACTGGCAGAAGAACTGAAGGTTTATCCTGACAGACCTGGTGAACCTGAATGCCCCTTCTATATGAAAACTGGGTCCTGTAAATTTGGGGCAGACTGTAAATTTCATCACCCAAAGGATTTAACCCAAAGCATGCAGTGCCCAGGAAGTCCAAAAAGGTCGGTTGCTGCTAATGAACACAATCCAGCAGCTAGAATCCCAAGCATACATGGCCCAGCAAGTCCAGAACGGTCGGTTGCTGCTAACGAACACCATCAAGCAGCTAGAATCACACTACAGGACCATATGCACCAGCAACAAAAATATCCTGCAAGACCTGGTCAACCAGATTGCCGGTACTACATGCAATTTGGGACGTGTAAATTTCAATCAGCATGTATGTTCAATCATCCAAAAGATAGACTTTCAAGTGGGTGGCATCCGGCACAATGCCCATTCTACATGAAAACTGGGACATGCCAATTTGGATCAGCTTGTGAATTTTCTCATCCCAAAGATCAGTGTTCAAGCACAGGG GAAGCAATTGGTGATGGTACTGACTATGAGCATGATTTCGTCACGAAGTCGGAGAATGTTCTGCAACAACAGGAAAAGACAATATATCCTGAAAGACCTGGCGAACCTGAGTGTTCTCACTACATGAAGCATGGCTACTGTAAATTTCAGAAGAGCTGCAAATTCCATCATCCGACATACCGTCTTTCAAGGACATAG
- the LOC112874363 gene encoding uncharacterized protein LOC112874363 isoform X2, with the protein MAGAGDEDEFKDALAAADSPPSSPSLASKPKPAAAAGGGGGLGRRLLSSIPIPASLSAAIGRFSGPKPPPANVGLGLLLHGDLATPADGYGTPASDAATAISSPHLPPLASLQRQHGEDQVAMLGAGVGEEGLGLVPAEEQGRPTAEDREQEGVAVDGCSANRNDFSLRGQEEEGEQCHGDELGVAVDGCMVQDQEELVEQEGAPKDCAAVVEDQSNSTAVEQCASDETRAVKDDNAVEVKEQVTDQEGAVSILFAAEDGIAVGSQEEDDVLVAKHGEDVISVQDQLEVVEQCTGDQLRTTTDDSAGQDQDLLEQEEATEYYTVLGAVEQCNNDGSKEVKDVNIMEEEERAVEQEGALGILDAAKDLCVLDTAKNGAPVEPQEEDVVVKEQNEDVIFVQGQHKVVEQCTGDLLRTATDDNAAQDQDVVEQEGATEYYTAVEAVEQCTNDGSKAVKDGNVVEEKEKAVEQEVALGILDAAKDCSTVESQEEDDVVVAEKSGDNISVQNEHKVVEQCTGDQLKATADDNATQDQGVLEQEVATECYTALEAVEECANDESRAAKDGNVVEEKERPLKQEGDVSVLNAAKDNIIVESQEEDVVAAEQCEGDISVQDQHKVVEQCTSGLRTTMDDNSAEGQEVVEQEGAVVDRDSTTYGIAVEDKEKEVKQSACDESRATNDENAVEANKKMMDQEDVIDKHGVIKDVSAVELLEENSVVVVEQGGDAITLPDEGNVVEQCTSDQLRATMDDNAAENQEIGEQGGAIVERVVITDGISVEDQEKEVEQSAGAESTATKDEDGVEDNEDVVVAEQGGVEISVGDVGNVVKQCTSDQLRANMEDNAAECQEEVVEQEGAIFERGATVSGTTVEDQDKEDEQSAGNELRVTKDENTVEDAIDKQGATKDGSGVESQEEDVVLGEQGGDGISVRDEGNVVEQCSSDQQRTTTDDNSAEDPEMVDQGVASILGADKVDIAVESREDIVVAEQVEDGVSVQNQDKAVEQCTSGQLRTSTDGFAAEDQEASRENIGFSTRYPQRPGKLNCRFYMSNGSCSYGSSCHFNHPQLKATLEVSNFPSEQRNREVEFLELNRVGLPIREGARKCTYYMRNGWDDTNLQSSPHSKKSAEHTTINDISSGSEILPPNILRMLLPPQNEPPCTEEKEMKVNKDPDWPSASDDSDGCCSADSSDGPLCKQEHVDYPERPECPFLQRFGNCKFASACQYYHPEDKFPSRYNPIDKFPSRYHPKDNFQSRYRSKRDPPLAEELKVYPDRPGEPECPFYMKTGSCKFGADCKFHHPKDLTQSMQCPGSPKRSVAANEHNPAARIPSIHGPASPERSVAANEHHQAARITLQDHMHQQQKYPARPGQPDCRYYMQFGTCKFQSACMFNHPKDRLSSGWHPAQCPFYMKTGTCQFGSACEFSHPKDQCSSTGEAIGDGTDYEHDFVTKSENVLQQQEKTIYPERPGEPECSHYMKHGYCKFQKSCKFHHPTYRLSRT; encoded by the exons aTGGCTGGGGCGGGGGACGAGGACGAGTTCAAGGACGCCTTGGCGGCCGCGGATTCGCCACCTTCCTCGCCGTCGCTCGCCTCCAAGCCCAagcccgccgctgctgctgggGGCGGTGGTGGCCTCGGGAGGAGGCTGCTCTCCTCCATTCCTATCCCCGCCTCTCTCTCCGCCGCGATCGGCCGGTTCTCCGGCCCCAAGCCGCCGCCGGCCAACGTGGGTCTCGGCCTCCTGCTCCACGGGGACCTCGCTACCCCCGCCGACGGCTACGGCACCCCTGCCTCCGACGCGGCTACGGCTATCAGCAGCCCCCACCTGCCCCCGTTGGCTTCTCTCCAGCGGCAGCACGGGGAGGATCAGGTTGCTATGCTTGGCGCAGGTGTGGGGGAGGAGGGTCTAGGGCTAGTACCGGCGGAGGAGCAAGGGCGGCCTACAGCTGAAGATCGGGAGCAGGAAGGGGTTGCTGTTGATGGGTGCTCTGCGAACAGAAATGATTTCTCTTTGCGTGgtcaggaggaggagggggagcagTGCCATGGTGATGAATTGGGGGTGGCCGTGGACGGTTGCATGGTCCAAGATCAAGAGGAGTTGGTGGAGCAGGAAGGGGCCCCCAAGGATTGTGCTGCTGTGGTGGAAGATCAGAGTAACAGCACTGCTGTAGAGCAATGCGCCAGTGACGAAACAAGGGCAGTCAAGGATGACAATGCTGTGGAAGTAAAGGAGCAGGTGACAGACCAAGAAGGTGCTGTTAGCATACTGTTTGCAGCCGAGGATGGCATTGCTGTGGGATCGCAAGAGGAGGATGATGTGCTTGTGGCAAAGCATGGTGAGGATGTTATTTCTGTACAAGATCAGCTTGAGGTGGTGGAGCAGTGCACTGGTGATCAATTGAGAACAACCACAGACGATAGTGCTGGGCAAGATCAAGATTTGTTGGAGCAAGAAGAGGCAACCGAGTATTACACTGTTCTGGGAGCTGTAGAACAATGCAACAATGATGGGTCAAAAGAGGTGAAGGATGTCAATATcatggaagaagaggagagggcGGTGGAACAAGAAGGTGCTCTTGGCATACTGGATGCAGCCAAGGATCTTTGTGTACTGGATACAGCCAAGAATGGTGCTCCTGTGGAACCTCAAGAGGAGGATGTGGTGGTCAAAGAGCAAAATGAGGATGTCATTTTTGTACAAGGTCAACATAAGGTAGTGGAGCAGTGCACTGGTGATCTATTGAGAACAGCCACAGATGATAATGCTGCACAGGATCAAGATGTGGTGGAGCAAGAAGGGGCAACCGAGTATTACACTGCTGTGGAAGCTGTAGAACAATGCACCAATGATGGATCAAAAGCAGTCAAGGATGGCAATGTTgtggaagaaaaggagaaggccgtggagcaagaagtTGCTCTTGGCATTCTGGATGCAGCTAAGGATTGTTCTACTGTGGAATCACaagaggaggatgatgtggtggtgGCAGAGAAGAGTGGGGACAACATTTCTGTGCAAAATGAACATAAGGTGGTGGAGCAGTGCACTGGTGATCAATTGAAAGCAACTGCTGATGATAATGCTACCCAAGATCAAGGAGTGCTTGAGCAAGAAGTGGCAACCGAGTGTTATACTGCTCTGGAAGCTGTAGAAGAATGCGCCAATGATGAATCAAGAGCAGCCAAGGATGGCAATGTTGTGGAAGAAAAGGAGAGGCCGCTGAAGCAAGAAGGTGATGTTAGTGTACTGAATGCAGCCAAGGATAACATTATTGTGGAATCACAAGAGGAGGATGTGGTGGCGGCAGAGCAATGTGAGGGTGACATTTCTGTACAAGATCAACATAAGGTGGTGGAGCAATGCACCAGTGGTTTGAGAACAACCATGGATGATAATAGTGCAGAAGGTCAAGAGGTGGTGGAGCAAGAAGGTGCCGTTGTTGATAGGGACTCGACAACCTATGGCATTGCTGTTGAAGATAAAGAGAAGGAAGTGAAACAATCTGCTTGTGACGAATCAAGAGCAACCAATGATGAAAATGCTGTGGAAGCTAACAAGAAGATGATGGATCAAGAAGATGTCATTGACAAACATGGTGTGATCAAGGATGTCAGTGCTGTGGAGTTACTAGAGGAGAACAGCGTAGTGGTTGTAGAGCAAGGTGGGGATGCCATCACTCTACCAGACGAGGGTAATGTGGTGGAGCAGTGCACCAGTGATCAACTGAGAGCAACCATGGATGATAATGCTGCAGAAAACCAAGAGATTGGGGAGCAAGGAGGTGCCATTGTTGAAAGGGTTGTGATTACAGATGGCATTAGTGTTGAAGATCAAGAGAAGGAAGTAGAGCAATCTGCTGGTGCTGAATCAACAGCAACCAAGGATGAGGATGGTGTGGAAGATAATGAGGACGTGGTGGTTGCAGAGCAAGGTGGGGTTGAGATCTCTGTAGGAGATGTGGGCAATGTGGTGAAGCAATGCACCAGTGATCAGCTGAGAGCAAACATGGAAGATAATGCAGCAGAATGCCaagaggaggtggtggagcaaGAAGGTGCCATTTTTGAAAGGGGTGCGACCGTAAGTGGCACTACTGTTGAAGATCAAGACAAGGAAGACGAGCAATCTGCAGGCAACGAATTAAGAGTAACCAAGGATGAGAATACTGTGGAAGATGCCATTGACAAACAAGGTGCAACTAAGGATGGCAGTGGTGTGGAGTCACAAGAGGAGGACGTGGTGCTTGGAGAGCAAGGTGGAGATGGCATTTCTGTACGAGATGAGGGTAATGTGGTGGAGCAATGCAGCAGTGATCAACAGAGAACAACCACAGATGATAATTCTGCAGAAGATCCAGAAATGGTGGATCAAGGTGTTGCTAGCATACTGGGTGCAGACAAGGTTGACATTGCTGTGGAATCGCGAGAGGACATTGTGGTGGCAGAGCAAGTTGAGGATGGTGTTTCTGTACAAAATCAAGATAAGGCTGTGGAGCAATGCACCAGTGGTCAACTGAGAACAAGCACAGATGGTTTTGCTGCGGAAGATCAGGAGGCAAGCAGGGAGAATATTGGTTTTTCTACACGATACCCACAGAGGCCTGGTAAACTGAACTGCCGTTTTTACATGTCAAACGGGAGCTGCTCATATGGGTCATCATGCCACTTCAATCATCCACAG CTCAAAGCAACACTGGAAGTTTCAAATTTCccctctgaacaaagaaatcgTGAAGTTGAATTTCTGGAACTGAACCGTGTTGGCCTCCCCATTCGAGAA GGAGCAAGGAAATGTACCTATTACATGCGTAATG GGTGGGATGATACTAACTTGCAATCTTCCCCGCACTCAAAGAAATCAGCTGAACATACAACCATAAATGACATATCATCTGGCTCTGAGATTCTTCCTCCAAACATACTTCGGATGCTTTTACCTCCTCAGAATGAGCCTCCTTGTacagaagaaaaagaaatgaaGGTGAATAAG GATCCCGATTGGCCATCTGCTTCAGATGATTCTGATGGGTGCTGTTCAGCAGACAGTTCAGATGGGCCTTTGTGCAAGCAGGAACACGTGGACTATCCTGAGAGGCCTGAATGCCCTTTCCTTCAGAGATTTGGTAATTGTAAGTTTGCATCAGCATGCCAATACTATCATCCAGAAGACAAATTTCCAAGTAGATACAATCCAATAGACAAATTCCCAAGTAGATACCATCCAAAAGACAATTTCCAAAGTAGATACCGTTCAAAAAGAGACCCACCACTGGCAGAAGAACTGAAGGTTTATCCTGACAGACCTGGTGAACCTGAATGCCCCTTCTATATGAAAACTGGGTCCTGTAAATTTGGGGCAGACTGTAAATTTCATCACCCAAAGGATTTAACCCAAAGCATGCAGTGCCCAGGAAGTCCAAAAAGGTCGGTTGCTGCTAATGAACACAATCCAGCAGCTAGAATCCCAAGCATACATGGCCCAGCAAGTCCAGAACGGTCGGTTGCTGCTAACGAACACCATCAAGCAGCTAGAATCACACTACAGGACCATATGCACCAGCAACAAAAATATCCTGCAAGACCTGGTCAACCAGATTGCCGGTACTACATGCAATTTGGGACGTGTAAATTTCAATCAGCATGTATGTTCAATCATCCAAAAGATAGACTTTCAAGTGGGTGGCATCCGGCACAATGCCCATTCTACATGAAAACTGGGACATGCCAATTTGGATCAGCTTGTGAATTTTCTCATCCCAAAGATCAGTGTTCAAGCACAGGG GAAGCAATTGGTGATGGTACTGACTATGAGCATGATTTCGTCACGAAGTCGGAGAATGTTCTGCAACAACAGGAAAAGACAATATATCCTGAAAGACCTGGCGAACCTGAGTGTTCTCACTACATGAAGCATGGCTACTGTAAATTTCAGAAGAGCTGCAAATTCCATCATCCGACATACCGTCTTTCAAGGACATAG